A genomic window from Maridesulfovibrio sp. includes:
- a CDS encoding Bbp16 family capsid cement protein — MYLDKELCFCEEQKITASAVSQNVIYAGEDCGSGGNVKLKVLVDGEDFATLTSMRIGVQASESEEFTLFDTLFESGSIPVAELKQGYSFPLPSLPVTHKAYLRLSFTVTGSNASAGKVSGYLIMDDQTNI; from the coding sequence ATGTATCTCGATAAAGAACTGTGTTTTTGTGAAGAACAGAAGATTACCGCCAGCGCTGTTTCGCAGAATGTGATTTATGCTGGAGAAGATTGCGGTTCCGGTGGCAATGTCAAGCTGAAGGTATTGGTTGATGGTGAAGACTTCGCCACTCTGACCAGCATGCGCATAGGAGTACAGGCCTCCGAGAGTGAAGAATTCACACTCTTTGATACCCTTTTTGAATCCGGTTCCATTCCTGTTGCTGAGCTGAAGCAGGGCTATAGCTTTCCGCTTCCATCTTTGCCTGTGACACATAAAGCTTATCTAAGGCTTTCATTCACTGTGACCGGCAGCAACGCCAGCGCCGGTAAAGTCAGCGGATACTTGATCATGGACGATCAGACTAATATTTAA
- a CDS encoding major capsid protein, with translation MATLGMNALTLSDWSARLDPTGKVAEITEVLASTNEILDDAAWVEGNLPTGHRTTVRADLPAVSWRKLNYGIKPSKSRTKQIDDTCGMLESYAELDKALSDLNGFSSNFRTSEERAFLEAMNKEFADTFVYGDTALEPEKFLGLTPRFNSLEHKNVINFGGAGNNCTSIWIVCWSDQTVHFTFPRGSSNGLSHNDLGEVTLEDGNGGKYQGLRTHYKWTPGLVVRDWRYVVRIASIDPENLGANSLRHSLIEGLNMIPNTNMGRTAIYCNQTVKTLLDIEASDKNNVMLKTENWEGKPVTTFWGCPVRRVDSILNTEAAVTA, from the coding sequence ATGGCAACTCTTGGAATGAATGCACTTACCCTTTCCGACTGGAGCGCTCGTCTTGATCCTACCGGTAAAGTAGCTGAAATAACCGAAGTACTGGCCAGCACAAACGAGATCCTTGATGACGCGGCATGGGTTGAAGGAAACCTGCCTACAGGACACCGCACCACTGTTCGCGCCGACCTGCCGGCTGTGAGCTGGCGCAAGCTCAATTATGGAATCAAGCCCAGTAAATCCCGCACCAAGCAGATAGACGATACCTGTGGCATGCTGGAATCCTATGCCGAACTGGACAAGGCCCTTTCGGACCTCAACGGATTTTCATCTAATTTCCGAACTTCTGAGGAACGTGCTTTTCTCGAAGCTATGAATAAGGAGTTCGCTGATACTTTTGTTTATGGCGATACCGCGCTTGAACCGGAAAAATTTCTCGGCCTTACTCCTCGCTTTAATTCCCTTGAACACAAAAACGTCATCAATTTCGGCGGTGCAGGCAACAATTGTACTTCCATCTGGATAGTTTGCTGGTCTGACCAGACCGTTCACTTCACCTTTCCCCGTGGCAGCTCTAACGGTCTGAGTCACAATGATCTTGGTGAAGTGACCCTCGAAGACGGTAATGGCGGCAAGTATCAGGGATTGCGTACCCATTACAAGTGGACTCCCGGTCTGGTTGTCCGTGACTGGCGTTACGTGGTGCGTATCGCATCTATTGATCCCGAGAATCTTGGTGCTAACTCTCTGCGCCATTCTTTGATTGAAGGTCTGAACATGATCCCCAACACCAATATGGGCAGAACCGCCATCTACTGCAACCAGACTGTGAAAACCCTGCTGGATATCGAAGCGTCCGACAAAAACAACGTTATGCTCAAGACCGAGAACTGGGAAGGTAAGCCTGTAACAACCTTTTGGGGGTGCCCGGTACGTCGCGTGGATTCCATTCTCAATACTGAAGCTGCCGTTACTGCCTAA
- a CDS encoding acetate--CoA ligase family protein, whose translation MFIENEISFEAISTLFSNADNEGRDFLYEYEVYNLLANSGAETPPASILLPRGARFSDEELTSLPGDKAVLKIVSPTIIHKTEVGGVRIVKKEPAKIRSAVRAMMYEVPENYAAYIERNPEHGPEEYKGLYGEALVKAISRDLRGVLQVQFMPPDSDSFGNELIVGLRRTREFGTVISAGLGGTDTELYAERFRKGQAIVAASVDMVDGHSFFQLFRNTISYKKLAGLTRGQRRIVTDEQLIECFDSFIEMGKYFSPTNKDSGFVIDELEINPFAFTEYLMVPLDGMCRFSRTGQKPQGRPVNKIHNLLHPKKIGIIGVSSTRRNFGRIILDNVLAAGYAQEDVVIIRDGCEEVDGVRCVPSLDALEEQLDLFVVAIAAQHVPDLVDQIIELDAAKSVMLIPGGMGETEESKERAEQIITRINKKHSEDDGGPVFIGANCMGVISRPGGYDTWFIPEEKLPKDRNSKYQRSALISQSGAFMVFRTSQCPELDPAYMISMGNQTDLTLGDMVHYFKDSPEVDVIAVYAEGFNDLDGLEFCRAVRQAVMNGKEVVFYKAGRTPEGKTATSGHTASLAGDYMVCESCVQQAGAIVARTFQEFQDLFMLAEKLNGKKICGDRLAAVSGAGFEAVGMADSIQSDDYDIELAKFSIDSQEQINEILENNKLKSLVTIQNPLDLTPGSTDRIHSSVAEILVNDPTVDSIVIGLDPLSPSMHTLAEPTIPAFSIEDENAIGNLLIKIVQNSDKPVLAVVDGGRLYDPLRDKLLANGVPVFPVCDRAVAAIALYSKARMKAEVIQLTRGCD comes from the coding sequence ATGTTTATTGAAAATGAAATCAGCTTTGAGGCTATCAGCACCCTGTTCAGCAATGCAGACAATGAAGGGCGCGACTTTTTATATGAATATGAAGTATACAACCTGCTTGCCAACTCCGGCGCGGAAACTCCTCCTGCTTCTATCCTGCTTCCGCGAGGAGCACGTTTTTCAGATGAAGAACTGACCTCGCTCCCCGGCGATAAGGCTGTTCTAAAGATTGTTTCTCCAACTATTATTCACAAGACGGAAGTTGGAGGTGTCCGCATCGTAAAAAAAGAGCCGGCCAAAATACGCTCTGCCGTCCGCGCCATGATGTATGAAGTGCCGGAAAATTACGCCGCATATATTGAGCGCAATCCGGAACACGGTCCTGAGGAATACAAAGGGCTGTACGGCGAAGCGCTGGTTAAAGCAATTAGCAGGGATCTTAGAGGTGTATTGCAGGTCCAGTTCATGCCCCCGGATTCGGATTCCTTCGGCAACGAACTCATTGTAGGCTTACGACGGACCCGTGAATTCGGAACCGTAATCAGTGCTGGACTGGGCGGAACTGATACTGAACTGTACGCCGAGCGGTTTCGTAAAGGGCAGGCCATCGTTGCAGCTTCTGTGGACATGGTCGACGGGCATTCCTTTTTCCAACTGTTCAGAAACACAATTTCTTACAAGAAGCTGGCCGGACTGACCCGAGGGCAACGCCGCATCGTCACGGATGAACAGCTAATCGAATGCTTCGATTCATTCATTGAGATGGGCAAATATTTCTCACCGACAAACAAAGACAGCGGATTCGTCATTGATGAACTGGAAATAAACCCATTTGCGTTTACTGAATATCTGATGGTTCCTCTGGACGGCATGTGCCGTTTTTCCAGAACCGGACAGAAACCGCAGGGACGTCCGGTAAATAAAATCCACAACCTGCTCCACCCTAAGAAAATCGGTATTATTGGCGTCTCCTCAACACGCCGCAACTTCGGGCGCATAATTCTGGATAATGTGCTTGCAGCCGGATATGCACAAGAGGATGTCGTTATCATCCGGGACGGGTGTGAAGAAGTGGACGGGGTGCGTTGTGTTCCAAGCCTTGATGCACTTGAGGAACAACTGGATCTCTTTGTGGTTGCCATCGCGGCACAGCATGTTCCCGATCTGGTGGACCAGATTATAGAACTTGATGCAGCTAAAAGCGTAATGCTCATCCCCGGCGGCATGGGTGAAACAGAAGAAAGCAAAGAACGCGCAGAGCAGATCATTACCCGCATTAATAAAAAGCATTCAGAGGACGATGGTGGGCCTGTATTCATTGGCGCCAACTGCATGGGAGTTATTTCCAGACCCGGCGGATATGACACATGGTTCATCCCCGAAGAAAAGCTGCCCAAAGACCGCAACAGCAAATATCAGCGGTCAGCCCTGATAAGCCAAAGCGGTGCATTCATGGTTTTCAGAACCAGTCAGTGCCCCGAGCTGGACCCGGCCTACATGATTTCCATGGGCAACCAGACTGACCTGACACTCGGTGACATGGTCCATTACTTTAAAGACTCTCCTGAAGTTGATGTCATCGCGGTGTATGCTGAAGGATTTAACGATCTTGATGGATTAGAATTTTGCAGGGCTGTTCGGCAGGCTGTGATGAACGGAAAAGAAGTGGTATTCTACAAAGCCGGACGTACACCGGAAGGAAAAACCGCAACCAGCGGACATACAGCCTCTCTTGCCGGAGACTACATGGTCTGCGAAAGCTGCGTTCAGCAGGCGGGAGCAATTGTTGCCCGCACTTTTCAAGAATTTCAGGACCTGTTCATGCTCGCTGAAAAGTTGAATGGCAAAAAAATATGCGGAGACCGGCTGGCCGCTGTAAGCGGTGCAGGATTTGAAGCCGTAGGTATGGCCGATTCCATCCAGTCAGATGACTATGACATTGAGCTGGCAAAATTCAGTATCGACTCTCAAGAACAAATTAATGAAATCCTCGAAAACAATAAGCTTAAATCTCTTGTGACAATTCAGAACCCATTGGATCTTACCCCCGGCTCCACTGACCGCATACATAGCAGCGTGGCGGAAATCCTGGTCAATGACCCGACTGTCGACTCCATTGTTATCGGGCTGGATCCGCTCTCTCCTTCTATGCATACTCTGGCAGAACCGACAATCCCCGCCTTTTCCATAGAGGATGAAAATGCGATAGGTAACCTGCTGATAAAAATCGTCCAAAACAGCGACAAACCTGTTCTGGCAGTTGTTGATGGCGGGAGACTATACGATCCGCTGCGTGACAAACTGCTTGCAAACGGAGTTCCGGTATTCCCGGTCTGTGACCGCGCAGTTGCCGCCATAGCCCTTTACTCCAAGGCCCGGATGAAGGCTGAAGTAATTCAGCTGACCAGAGGCTGCGACTAA
- a CDS encoding endoprotease, whose amino-acid sequence MMNFPVADSQHGHGRVTAEIMDELPEAVLGGDNICQEDASDEQSGSAIEEAEQLTDIPVPHAPEAYELDYGLPEGIDPQVDSQFRQFAHANGVSGELAQKLVDFHNSLEAARYQEHQTQTGEWERQTRSLPGWHGNNYRKNMGVANKALQAFASPALARMIRESGYACHPEVVKTFYNVGRRLTEDSYVDSGRNAGRKKTIGEILYPNQPI is encoded by the coding sequence ATGATGAATTTTCCGGTCGCTGATTCGCAGCATGGGCATGGAAGGGTAACTGCTGAGATAATGGACGAATTACCTGAGGCGGTGCTTGGCGGTGACAACATATGTCAGGAGGATGCATCTGATGAGCAAAGTGGATCAGCAATAGAAGAAGCAGAGCAGTTGACTGACATTCCGGTTCCTCATGCCCCTGAAGCGTATGAGCTTGATTATGGTTTACCGGAAGGTATTGATCCTCAGGTTGACAGCCAGTTCAGGCAGTTCGCCCATGCAAACGGAGTCAGCGGTGAGCTGGCTCAAAAGCTGGTTGATTTTCATAACAGCCTCGAGGCGGCCCGCTATCAGGAACACCAGACCCAGACCGGGGAATGGGAGCGCCAGACTCGTTCTCTCCCCGGTTGGCATGGTAACAACTATCGCAAGAATATGGGGGTAGCCAACAAGGCTTTGCAGGCTTTTGCTTCCCCTGCTTTGGCAAGAATGATCAGAGAGTCCGGTTATGCCTGTCATCCTGAGGTGGTTAAAACTTTTTATAATGTTGGCAGGCGGCTCACGGAAGATTCTTACGTTGATAGCGGCAGGAATGCAGGCCGCAAGAAAACAATCGGTGAGATTTTGTATCCTAATCAACCTATTTAA